Proteins encoded in a region of the Methylosinus trichosporium OB3b genome:
- a CDS encoding DNA-binding protein has translation MLSLSARTLEKYRCHGAGPTFRKLGGRVVYAIEDLQAWADGAACRSTSDPQYVEARDAVRVDTGVRIARLNSHR, from the coding sequence ATGCTCAGCCTCTCCGCGCGCACGCTCGAAAAATACCGCTGTCACGGCGCCGGCCCGACGTTCCGCAAGCTCGGCGGGCGCGTCGTCTATGCGATCGAAGACCTGCAGGCCTGGGCCGATGGAGCCGCCTGCCGCTCCACGTCCGATCCGCAATATGTCGAAGCGCGCGACGCCGTCCGCGTCGACACCGGCGTGCGCATCGCCCGCCTGAACTCCCACCGCTGA